GTCGCCTCATCGTCCACGGGCTGGTCCACGGCGTGGGCTACCGCTACTCCTGCCAGCTGCAGGCCGAGCGTCTCGGCGTGCGCGGCTGGGCCGCCAACCGTGACGACGGCACCGTCGAGGTGGTCCTGGAGGGTGAGCCGGGTCCGGTGGCGGAGATGATGGCGTGGCTCGAGCGCGGCCCGCGCCACGCGGACGTGACGCGGGTGGAGGTCGGCGAGGAGACGCCGGAGGGGGCGGTCGGCTTCGACACCTTCTGAGCGCCGGCAGGACCCTTGTTACCGTCGGAGCGCGCCGTAGTCGATGACGGGATCGTCAGGTGCGCGACTGAACCGTCAGGGAGGACCACCAACCATGACCGAACCGCAGGAGATCGACTGGGACCCCCGGTCCGCGCCGGTGCTCAAGGATCAGATCGCCGCCTACGACGAGATGCGCGGGCGCTGCCCCGTCGCCCACAGCGAGTACGGCAACTGGTCCGTCTTCCGGCACGACGACGTCGTGCGGATCCTCGACGACCACGAGACGTTCAGCAACGTCGTCTCCACCCACCTGTCGGTGCCCAACGGCATGGACCCGCCCCAGCACACACCCTTCCGCGCGATCAACGACAAGTACTTCACCGCCGAGGCGATGGCGGCGTTCGAGCCCGCGTGCCGGGCCATCTCGCGCGAGCTGGTCGCCGCGTTGCCGCGCGGCGAGGTCGAGCTCATGGCCGACCTCGCCGAGGACTTCGCCAACCACATCCAGTGCGCCTTCATGGGGTGGCCGGACTCCCTGCGCGAGCCGCTGCGGCTGTGGACGGAGAGGAACCACCAGGCCACGCTCGCGATGGACCGGGCGGCGATGTCCGCCGTCGCGGTGGAGTTCGACGGCTACATCCGTGAGCAGCTCCAGGTGCGTCGCGCGGCCGGCGCCGGCGCCCCCGACGACAACACCACCCGGCTCCTCGCCGAGA
This window of the Georgenia yuyongxinii genome carries:
- a CDS encoding acylphosphatase, giving the protein MIRRRLIVHGLVHGVGYRYSCQLQAERLGVRGWAANRDDGTVEVVLEGEPGPVAEMMAWLERGPRHADVTRVEVGEETPEGAVGFDTF
- a CDS encoding cytochrome P450, with the translated sequence MTEPQEIDWDPRSAPVLKDQIAAYDEMRGRCPVAHSEYGNWSVFRHDDVVRILDDHETFSNVVSTHLSVPNGMDPPQHTPFRAINDKYFTAEAMAAFEPACRAISRELVAALPRGEVELMADLAEDFANHIQCAFMGWPDSLREPLRLWTERNHQATLAMDRAAMSAVAVEFDGYIREQLQVRRAAGAGAPDDNTTRLLAETVDGRPLSDEEIVSLVRNWTVGELGTIAASVGIIAHHLAAHPEVQQRLRDDPASIERATDEILRMHAPLIANRRRTTKPVTIAGRDIPEGERVMVLWASANRDETVFGDPDEFRLDRDPAENLLYGRGVHVCPGAPLARLELRVLLEELLAGPTRIETVDGKDPENAAYPGSGYSWLPLRIS